One window of the Borrelia parkeri genome contains the following:
- a CDS encoding ParA family protein, with the protein MDTKKPKVITIASIKGGVGKSTSSIILATLLAQKCKVLLIDMDTQASTTSYFYEKIEKLNVNLTKFNIYEILKESIDIESSIINIDNNLDLIPSYLTLHNFNEEKIECKDILLKTSLGTLCFEYDYIVIDTNPSLDITLKNALICSDYVIVPMTAEKWAVESLDLFNFFIKKLKLTLPIFLIITRFKKNKTHKALFEILKKSDRFLGIISEREDLNRRIAENNIFDLSKDYIKEYESILEKFLKKT; encoded by the coding sequence ATGGATACAAAAAAACCAAAAGTAATAACAATAGCATCAATTAAAGGTGGTGTTGGAAAAAGTACAAGCTCAATCATACTTGCAACATTATTGGCTCAAAAGTGTAAAGTTTTACTAATAGATATGGATACACAAGCATCAACAACTAGTTATTTTTATGAAAAGATAGAAAAACTTAATGTTAATTTAACTAAATTTAATATTTATGAGATTTTAAAAGAAAGCATAGATATTGAGAGTTCTATCATTAATATAGACAATAATCTTGATTTAATTCCTAGTTACTTAACTTTACATAATTTTAATGAAGAAAAAATTGAATGTAAAGATATTTTATTAAAAACCAGTTTAGGTACTTTATGTTTTGAATATGATTATATAGTTATTGATACAAATCCTAGTTTAGACATTACATTGAAAAATGCACTTATATGTAGTGATTATGTAATAGTTCCAATGACGGCTGAGAAGTGGGCAGTTGAAAGTTTAGATTTATTTAATTTTTTCATAAAAAAATTGAAGTTAACTTTACCTATATTTTTAATAATAACAAGATTTAAAAAGAATAAAACGCATAAAGCATTGTTTGAGATTTTAAAAAAAAGTGACAGATTTTTAGGAATAATATCGGAAAGAGAAGACTTAAATAGGAGAATAGCAGAGAACAATATTTTTGATTTAAGTAAAGATTATATAAAAGAATATGAAAGTATTTTAGAAAAATTTTTAAAGAAAACATAA
- a CDS encoding Vsp/OspC family lipoprotein: protein MKRITFCALLMTLFLLMSCNNSGTSPKDGQAAKSDGTILDLATITKNITDAVDFAKNVKDVHTLVKSIDELAKAIGKKIKDGDELDIEAAVNESLVAGAFQVILTVETKLKLLEGPSAKISDACKKKVTEAKTKSREFLGKLRGATATLGKKGVADNDAKAAIDRIGTSNGDKGVAELIALNTAIDALLTAANDAVTAAINALTTPAKP, encoded by the coding sequence ATGAAAAGAATTACTTTTTGTGCATTATTAATGACTTTATTTTTACTTATGTCTTGTAATAATTCAGGGACTTCTCCTAAAGATGGACAAGCAGCTAAATCTGATGGCACAATCCTTGACTTAGCTACAATAACTAAAAACATAACTGATGCTGTAGATTTTGCAAAAAATGTTAAAGACGTTCATACTTTAGTTAAGTCTATTGATGAGCTTGCTAAAGCTATTGGTAAGAAAATTAAAGATGGTGATGAACTTGATATTGAGGCTGCTGTGAATGAATCTTTAGTTGCAGGAGCATTTCAAGTAATATTGACTGTAGAAACTAAATTGAAATTATTGGAAGGACCATCAGCTAAAATCTCAGATGCATGTAAGAAAAAGGTTACTGAGGCTAAGACTAAAAGTAGAGAGTTTTTAGGCAAATTGAGAGGGGCTACAGCTACTCTTGGTAAAAAAGGCGTTGCTGATAATGATGCAAAAGCAGCTATAGATAGAATAGGTACATCTAATGGAGATAAAGGTGTTGCAGAACTTATTGCCTTGAACACAGCAATTGATGCTTTGTTAACAGCTGCTAATGATGCAGTAACAGCTGCTATTAATGCTCTTACAACTCCTGCTAAACCTTAA
- a CDS encoding variable large family protein, with protein sequence MMKRITFCALLMTLFLLLSCGSGSAKTEDPKTTFLNSIANLGKGFLDVFTSLSDMVSGSFGIKAETKKEDIGAYFTKIAETMTSVKKKLQDEVANNGNYLKLKSVVDTFITGTLDKIAEGAKTAAKGATTDTAVGNAVKNEDATPADASSVNSLVKGIKTIVDVVLKDNEGSAEANKTTDDDKKDIGKLFSKASDDGTETEAAKANASIGAVTGADILQAIAKSGMASAGKDIDQAKDVAEIATAKNDSGTKETKRKDAVIAGGIALRAMAKGGKFAAKNEDKAVPAVNGVAASAVGKTLSTLIIAIRNTVDSGLKTISEALAAVKQEDKSADSTTPAGAAASGQKQ encoded by the coding sequence ATAATGAAAAGAATTACTTTTTGTGCGTTATTGATGACTTTATTTTTACTTCTTAGTTGTGGGAGTGGGAGTGCTAAGACGGAAGATCCTAAAACCACTTTCTTAAATTCTATTGCTAATTTAGGTAAAGGGTTCTTAGATGTTTTTACTTCCCTTTCTGATATGGTTTCTGGTTCTTTTGGTATTAAGGCTGAGACTAAAAAGGAAGATATTGGAGCTTATTTCACTAAAATTGCAGAGACTATGACATCTGTTAAAAAGAAATTACAAGATGAAGTTGCTAATAATGGAAATTACTTGAAACTTAAATCAGTCGTTGATACTTTTATCACAGGAACATTAGACAAGATCGCAGAAGGGGCTAAGACTGCGGCTAAAGGGGCTACAACTGATACTGCTGTTGGTAATGCTGTCAAAAATGAAGATGCTACACCCGCAGATGCTTCAAGTGTTAACTCTCTTGTTAAAGGAATTAAAACTATTGTTGACGTGGTCTTAAAAGACAATGAAGGGAGTGCAGAGGCAAATAAGACTACAGATGATGACAAAAAGGATATTGGTAAGTTGTTTAGTAAAGCATCTGATGATGGAACTGAAACTGAGGCTGCTAAGGCAAATGCATCAATAGGTGCAGTAACTGGTGCTGACATTTTACAAGCTATTGCTAAGTCTGGTATGGCTTCAGCCGGTAAAGATATTGATCAAGCAAAGGATGTTGCTGAGATTGCTACTGCTAAAAATGATAGTGGTACTAAAGAGACTAAGAGAAAAGATGCAGTTATTGCGGGAGGAATAGCTTTAAGAGCTATGGCTAAGGGTGGTAAATTTGCTGCTAAAAATGAAGACAAAGCTGTACCTGCAGTTAATGGTGTTGCTGCTAGTGCTGTTGGTAAGACTTTAAGTACTCTAATAATAGCAATAAGAAATACTGTTGATAGTGGTTTAAAAACAATCAGTGAAGCACTAGCTGCCGTTAAACAAGAAGATAAATCTGCAGATTCTACTACACCTGCAGGAGCAGCAGCTAGCGGACAGAAACAATAA
- a CDS encoding chromosome replication/partitioning protein produces the protein MDIKINKRVLNDNGSYVINDGALNYYNSLKEKLKINSKKEIYCKLETLKILKEIKDNQYYKLDGYKNFDSFSKDFRLARAQVYNYLKIANAIEEGVIEEEFLIKNGILETLVILRNKETKTIKKSRQNSIKPLRFQLKSRDSYDFYKKNGKFTSFLMDKLFRDKKDLLEEVMKEFKGE, from the coding sequence ATGGATATAAAGATAAATAAAAGAGTTTTAAATGATAATGGAAGTTATGTTATTAATGATGGTGCATTAAATTATTACAATTCTTTAAAAGAAAAATTAAAAATTAATTCTAAAAAAGAAATTTATTGTAAACTAGAAACATTGAAAATTTTAAAAGAAATAAAAGATAATCAGTATTATAAGTTAGATGGTTATAAAAATTTTGATTCCTTTTCTAAGGATTTTAGACTTGCAAGAGCCCAAGTTTATAATTATTTAAAGATTGCTAATGCAATAGAAGAAGGAGTTATAGAAGAAGAATTTTTGATAAAAAATGGAATATTAGAAACATTAGTTATATTAAGGAATAAGGAAACTAAAACAATAAAGAAGTCAAGACAAAATTCAATCAAACCTCTTCGTTTCCAACTTAAAAGTCGAGATAGTTATGATTTTTATAAGAAAAATGGTAAGTTTACAAGCTTCTTAATGGATAAGTTATTTAGAGACAAAAAAGATTTATTAGAAGAAGTTATGAAAGAATTTAAAGGAGAATAA
- a CDS encoding ERF family protein — translation MIKNIVNIITRMCKASKNQARINFLKSLHSLRMNLSGVAKNLNGYGYKYQDFNEIIREIKSVIKNNNLDIDFMQCPTFKVVGNNTINVITTTFYSPNNGYEYSFDTLVYSKELISTRAKIKIHYLNL, via the coding sequence ATGATAAAAAATATTGTAAATATAATAACTAGAATGTGTAAAGCAAGTAAGAATCAAGCAAGGATAAACTTTTTAAAGTCTTTGCACAGTCTACGTATGAATTTAAGTGGTGTTGCTAAGAACCTTAATGGATATGGGTATAAATATCAAGATTTTAATGAGATAATAAGGGAAATTAAGAGTGTTATAAAGAACAATAATTTGGACATTGATTTCATGCAATGCCCAACATTTAAAGTTGTAGGAAATAATACAATTAATGTTATTACAACAACATTTTACAGTCCCAATAATGGATATGAATATTCATTTGATACACTTGTTTACAGCAAAGAATTAATATCAACGAGAGCAAAGATCAAAATACATTATCTCAACTTGTAG
- a CDS encoding Vsp/OspC family lipoprotein produces MKRITLSALLMTLFLLMSCNNSGTSPKDGQAAKSDGTIFDLDTITKNIKEAVAFAKSVTEIHTLVKSIDELAKAIGKKIKDDGTLEDEQNHNGALVTGVYQLILDVQGKLTKLETGASKFAGIKEKVVAAKTSSGTFLNKLKGESDLRKEGITDAHAKSAILVTDATKDKGAKELGELNTAIDALLTAAEAAVTAAITQLSTPAKSEPTAQSN; encoded by the coding sequence ATGAAAAGAATTACTTTAAGTGCATTATTAATGACTTTATTTTTACTCATGTCTTGTAATAATTCAGGGACTTCTCCTAAAGATGGACAAGCGGCTAAATCTGATGGTACAATCTTTGACCTAGATACAATAACTAAAAACATAAAAGAGGCTGTCGCTTTTGCTAAGAGTGTTACAGAAATTCATACTTTAGTTAAGTCCATTGATGAGCTTGCTAAAGCTATTGGTAAGAAAATTAAAGATGATGGTACTCTTGAGGATGAGCAAAACCATAATGGAGCATTGGTTACAGGGGTATATCAATTAATATTGGATGTACAGGGTAAGTTGACAAAATTGGAAACTGGGGCCAGCAAGTTTGCTGGGATAAAGGAGAAGGTTGTTGCTGCTAAGACTTCAAGTGGAACATTTTTGAATAAATTAAAAGGTGAGAGCGACCTTCGTAAGGAGGGTATTACTGATGCTCATGCAAAGAGTGCTATACTTGTAACAGATGCTACAAAAGATAAAGGAGCAAAAGAACTTGGTGAGCTCAATACAGCAATAGATGCTTTGTTAACGGCTGCTGAAGCTGCAGTAACAGCTGCAATTACACAGCTTTCAACCCCTGCTAAGTCAGAGCCTACTGCTCAATCTAACTAA
- a CDS encoding variable large family protein codes for MKRITFCALLMTLFLLLSCGSGQQVANSGNPGTAGGEQQGVGSLSSVLMEVGRSAENAFYSFLELLSDTLGFTAKSTTKKEDVGGYFNSLGAKLGDASAELEQVAVKATADLEKGDASKNPIRVAIDAAKTTLSKLKGHLDSLKGIGDDKVVGDAASGGAGLGAAVDTDELKKALKALQEIVKSATDVGVQALKEGTTTLQANGGADNKDGAKILATSGGNNPAATDAGKAAAILSTVSGEEILASIIASKESDAALGAVADGNTSAISFAKGGQADHLAGANTPKAAAVVGGIALRSLIKTGKLASGAADAATGGGKEVQGVGITAVNKLLVAIEDIIKNIVKNVLEKAKEKIDEARATKPAGQ; via the coding sequence ATGAAAAGAATTACTTTTTGTGCGTTATTAATGACTTTATTTTTACTTCTTAGCTGTGGCAGTGGTCAACAGGTTGCAAACTCAGGTAATCCTGGAACAGCAGGAGGAGAGCAACAAGGGGTTGGGAGTTTAAGTTCAGTGCTAATGGAGGTAGGTAGGAGTGCTGAAAATGCCTTTTATTCTTTTTTAGAGTTACTCTCAGATACATTAGGCTTTACTGCTAAATCAACTACAAAGAAAGAGGATGTTGGAGGTTATTTTAACAGCTTAGGTGCGAAGCTTGGAGACGCATCAGCAGAGTTAGAACAAGTAGCAGTTAAGGCAACAGCAGATCTTGAGAAAGGCGATGCATCTAAAAATCCTATTAGAGTAGCTATTGATGCTGCTAAGACTACTTTAAGCAAATTAAAAGGCCATTTAGACTCCTTAAAAGGGATAGGTGATGACAAAGTGGTAGGGGACGCAGCAAGTGGTGGTGCTGGTTTAGGAGCAGCAGTTGATACAGATGAATTAAAGAAAGCCCTTAAGGCCTTGCAGGAGATAGTAAAATCTGCAACAGATGTAGGTGTTCAAGCATTAAAAGAAGGAACTACTACATTACAAGCAAATGGAGGCGCAGATAATAAGGATGGTGCTAAGATATTAGCTACAAGTGGTGGTAATAATCCAGCAGCAACAGATGCAGGAAAAGCAGCAGCAATATTATCAACAGTAAGTGGTGAGGAAATACTAGCATCAATAATTGCATCAAAAGAAAGTGATGCAGCACTAGGAGCAGTTGCAGATGGAAATACAAGTGCCATTTCCTTTGCTAAAGGAGGTCAGGCAGATCACTTGGCAGGTGCAAATACTCCAAAAGCAGCAGCAGTAGTAGGAGGAATCGCATTACGTTCATTGATTAAGACAGGTAAATTAGCATCAGGCGCAGCAGATGCTGCTACAGGAGGAGGGAAAGAAGTACAAGGTGTAGGAATAACAGCAGTAAATAAGCTGTTAGTAGCAATAGAGGATATAATTAAGAATATAGTAAAGAATGTTCTTGAAAAAGCAAAAGAAAAAATAGATGAAGCAAGAGCTACAAAACCAGCAGGGCAGTAA
- a CDS encoding DUF226 domain-containing protein produces the protein MNDVIENAEKKIRLIPKEEKLLFIRIEEIEGRKIYHTKIMEDLYKFGIYKSIKSMFFISFRGLFNQNKIEYFHLFPIQEGDKFLGIFYRYRRPIKNIVMKYEENGVIKTSTFSKVYYLEFRFKKGSVCCYLKGISRLLKKEKFDTKYYQSLIHIIKKLEREVYEFYGKKLPEGGLIEKWIQKNQK, from the coding sequence ATGAATGATGTAATAGAAAATGCAGAGAAAAAAATAAGGTTAATTCCAAAAGAAGAAAAACTTCTTTTTATTAGGATAGAAGAAATTGAGGGTCGAAAAATATATCACACTAAAATTATGGAAGATTTATACAAATTTGGAATTTATAAAAGTATAAAAAGTATGTTTTTTATTTCATTTAGAGGGTTGTTTAATCAAAACAAGATCGAATATTTTCATTTATTTCCTATACAAGAAGGAGACAAATTCTTAGGAATTTTTTATAGATACAGAAGACCAATAAAAAATATTGTTATGAAATATGAAGAAAATGGAGTAATAAAAACATCTACATTTTCAAAAGTATACTATTTAGAATTTAGATTTAAAAAGGGTAGTGTTTGTTGTTATCTTAAAGGGATATCTCGTTTACTTAAAAAAGAGAAGTTCGATACAAAATATTACCAATCTTTAATTCATATAATAAAAAAATTAGAAAGAGAAGTATATGAATTTTACGGAAAGAAATTACCAGAAGGAGGTTTGATTGAAAAATGGATACAAAAAAACCAAAAGTAA